The Xiphophorus couchianus chromosome 5, X_couchianus-1.0, whole genome shotgun sequence genome includes a region encoding these proteins:
- the LOC114145486 gene encoding E3 ubiquitin/ISG15 ligase TRIM25-like: MAQTNISVTEGQFRCPICLDILRDPVSIPCGHTYCMVCIRNYWDQADSGQFSCPQCRDIFSPRPVLRRNTVLAEVVDKLILSETVHEPELYLGEAGEVPCDFCPTESKLRAGKSCLVCLASFCDLHVLPHREVGPLRRHKLVDAVERLAEKLCAQHRLGLEPVGSGSEAEAEWSGDCLLCQADREEEERRADTLKARRQLQLQESQRTVQGRIRTGERDLEELQQSLESQKVLSSAVLEESDALFAEIAHRLEKTKAEVGALLEAKGRAAVGRLERDIALLETDLEELRRRDEEIAQLLRTEDNVRLTQAAALLCIPVAADRPPGTFSLAPEAFSDARRALSHLRSCIEDVCREEVDRIGRVGNENCVPARELVNGGQSYRLGNSKPQRSQSVGQQNSRAVPVSFPLSILCLQPPDQRMRAALLRFSCRLSLDAITAHPTLVLLEEPQGAHCGENTQPYPPHPHRFDSVTQVLCREGQFGATSYWEVEWRGRGWVDIGVTSLSIGRKGGGRPCLLGRNENSWRLRCTHTSYSAWHDNRKTTVAAPSCSRIGVLLERQKGTLSFYSISDTVVLLHTFQCQFPQPLYPAFRLDLDSTLLICPHPGANANASMI, from the exons ATGGCTCAGACTAACATCTCAGTGACAGAGGGCCAGTTCAGGTGTCCCATCTGCCTGGACATCCTCAGAGACCCGGTGTCCATCCCTTGCGGACACACCTACTGCATGGTGTGCATCCGCAACTACTGGGACCAGGCAGACTCGGGCCAGTTCAGTTGCCCACAGTGCCGGGACATCTTCAGCCCTCGACCGGTGCTCCGGAGAAACACGGTGCTTGCCGAGGTCGTCGACAAGCTGATATTGAGCGAGACGGTCCACGAGCCGGAGCTGTACCTGGGCGAAGCCGGCGAGGTGCCGTGTGACTTCTGTCCGACAGAGAGCAAGCTGAGGGCGGGCAAGTCGTGCCTGGTCTGCCTGGCGTCCTTCTGTGACCTCCACGTCCTGCCGCACCGCGAGGTCGGACCTCTGCGGCGGCACAAGCTGGTGGACGCGGTGGAGCGGCTGGCGGAGAAGCTGTGCGCCCAGCACCGCCTCGGTCTGGAGCCCGTGGGGAGCGGCTCCGAGGCGGAGGCCGAGTGGAGCGGCGACTGCCTCCTGTGCCAGGCTGAccgggaggaggaggagcgcaGGGCGGACACGCTGAAAGCCAGGAGACAG ctccagctccagGAATCCCAGAGGACGGTTCAGGGAAGGATACGGACCGGAGAGAGGGACCTGGAAGAGCTCCAGCAGAGCTTGGAGTCCCAGAAG gttttgtccTCCGCCGTTCTAGAGGAGAGTGATGCTCTGTTCGCTGAGATCGCTCACCGCCTGGAGAAAACTAAAGCTGAG GTGGGAGCGTTGCTGGAGGCGAAGGGCCGAGCGGCGGTCGGCAGACTGGAGCGAGACATCGCGCTTCTGGAGACGGATTTGGAGGAGCTGAGGAGGAGAGACGAGGAGATCGCCCAGCTGCTGCGAACCGAAGACAACGTCCGGCTGACACAG GCGGCCGCGCTGCTCTGCATCCCCGTTGCCGCCGATCGGCCCCCCGGGACCTTCAGCCTGGCCCCGGAGGCCTTCAGCGACGCCAGGAGAGCGCTGAGCCACCTCCGCAGCTGCATCGAGGACGTCTGCAGGGAGGAGGTCGACAGGATTGGCCGTGTGG gtaATGAGAACTGCGTCCCCGCTAGAGAGCTTGTAAACG GTGGCCAGAGTTACCGACTGGGGAACTCCAAACCTCAGCGATCTCAATCCGTGGGGCAACAAAACAGCAGGG CCGTTCCAGTTTCGTTTCCTCTGTCCATATTGTGCCTGCAACCACCTGATCAGAGGATGAGGGCGGCTTTACTCAGAT TTTCATGTCGTCTCTCTTTGGACGCCATCACGGCCCACCCCACTCTGGTTCTCCTGGAGGAGCCCCAGGGCGCCCATTGTGGCGAGAACACCCAGCCCTATCCGCCTCACCCACATCGCTTTGATTCAGTGACTCAGGTCCTGTGCAGAGAGGGCCAGTTTGGCGCCACCAGCtactgggaggtggagtggCGGGGAAGAGGATGGGTCGACATTGGCGTCACGTCGCTATCAATCGGACGCAAAGGCGGCGGAAGGCCCTGCCTGCTCGGCCGTAACGAGAACTCCTGGCGGCTGCGGTGCACGCATACAAGCTACTCGGCGTGGCACGACAACCGCAAGACCACGGTGGCCGCCCCGTCCTGCTCGCGGATCGGGGTTCTGCTGGAGCGACAGAAAGGGACCTTGTCTTTCTACAGCATTTCGGACACGGTGGTGCTCCTCCACACCTTTCAGTGCCAGTTCCCCCAACCGCTGTACCCGGCTTTCCGCTTGGACCTGGACTCCACCCTGCTCATCTGCCCACACCCgggagctaatgctaatgctagcatgaTCTAA